The following proteins are encoded in a genomic region of Tenacibaculum sp. 190524A05c:
- a CDS encoding DUF2141 domain-containing protein yields the protein MKILAVLIVSLTTFLSAYAQDAQTITVTVSNATSNTGTIKFGLHNKDTFMRKNPIQVAESKIEDGKCKIVFENVPAGEYAITCFHDKNSNGKMDFQSNGMPLEDYGASNNVMNFGPPQYDDAKFTITDKDVSLDIKL from the coding sequence ATGAAAATTTTAGCAGTTTTAATAGTCTCATTAACTACATTCTTAAGTGCCTATGCTCAAGATGCTCAAACTATCACAGTAACAGTATCTAATGCTACTTCGAATACAGGAACAATTAAATTTGGATTACATAATAAAGATACATTCATGAGGAAAAATCCAATTCAAGTTGCAGAAAGTAAAATAGAAGATGGAAAGTGTAAAATAGTTTTTGAAAATGTACCAGCAGGTGAGTATGCCATAACTTGTTTCCATGATAAGAATAGTAACGGTAAAATGGATTTTCAATCGAATGGAATGCCATTAGAAGATTACGGAGCTTCAAACAATGTTATGAACTTTGGACCACCACAATATGACGATGCAAAATTTACAATTACTGATAAAGATGTATCTTTAGATATTAAGTTATAA
- a CDS encoding 2TM domain-containing protein, with protein MFIDDRKDEAQYIAAKKRVEELKKFYKHLTVYIVINLFISVMKVRRNLGNGETLEEAIFDFGTFAIWIFWGIAIVIQAFKLFGLNVMFGRDWEEKQIRKYIDRDNLKSDKFR; from the coding sequence ATGTTTATAGATGATAGAAAAGATGAGGCTCAATATATAGCCGCAAAGAAAAGAGTAGAAGAATTAAAGAAGTTTTACAAGCATCTAACTGTTTATATAGTTATTAATTTATTTATTTCAGTTATGAAGGTTCGTAGAAACTTAGGAAATGGAGAAACTTTAGAGGAAGCAATATTTGATTTTGGAACATTTGCTATTTGGATTTTTTGGGGAATTGCTATCGTAATACAAGCGTTTAAATTATTTGGATTGAACGTTATGTTTGGTAGAGATTGGGAAGAAAAACAAATTAGAAAATATATAGATAGAGATAATTTAAAATCTGATAAATTCAGATAA
- a CDS encoding aspartate aminotransferase family protein, whose product MSLFNVYPLFDITPVKANDVYVYDENGTQYLDLYGGHAVISIGHSHPTYVEKLTKQLSNIGFYSNSIQNPLQQELANKLTTLSNCESYELFLCNSGAEANENAIKLASFHTGKHKIVAFKNAFHGRTSAAVAATDNAKIVAPVNAQQAVEFIEYGDVASLHDVLAKGDVCAVITEIIQGVGGLDEATTEFYKTVTTLCNTYGSLFIADEVQSGFGRTGDFFAFQKHGIEPDIISMAKGMGNGFPVGGILIHPKIKASFGLLGTTFGGNHLACTAALSVLETIEKENLLDNVKEVSSYFINKAQQISEIRNIKGRGLMLGLEFDFPIAELRKDLIFNHHIFTGSSKNPNLLRILPSLTVKKEHVDVFINALIKALELQKV is encoded by the coding sequence ATGAGTTTATTTAATGTTTACCCATTATTCGATATTACACCTGTAAAAGCTAATGATGTTTACGTGTACGATGAAAACGGAACACAGTATTTAGACTTATATGGTGGACATGCAGTAATTTCAATTGGTCATTCACATCCTACTTATGTTGAAAAGCTAACCAAACAACTTTCCAATATTGGTTTCTATAGTAATTCAATTCAAAACCCTTTACAACAGGAACTAGCTAATAAGTTAACTACACTTTCTAATTGTGAATCGTACGAATTATTCTTGTGTAATTCAGGTGCCGAAGCAAACGAAAATGCGATTAAACTAGCTTCTTTTCATACAGGAAAACACAAAATAGTTGCTTTTAAAAATGCGTTTCATGGTAGAACTTCTGCTGCAGTTGCCGCAACTGATAATGCTAAAATTGTAGCACCAGTAAATGCGCAACAAGCCGTCGAATTTATTGAATATGGAGATGTCGCTTCTCTACATGATGTATTGGCTAAAGGAGATGTTTGTGCTGTAATTACCGAAATCATTCAAGGTGTTGGTGGATTAGATGAGGCAACTACTGAATTCTATAAGACAGTAACAACTTTATGTAATACATACGGAAGTTTATTCATTGCAGATGAAGTTCAATCTGGATTCGGAAGAACTGGAGATTTCTTCGCTTTTCAAAAGCACGGAATTGAACCAGACATTATTTCTATGGCTAAAGGAATGGGGAACGGATTTCCTGTTGGAGGAATACTTATTCATCCAAAAATTAAAGCCTCTTTTGGTTTGTTAGGAACAACTTTCGGTGGAAACCATTTAGCATGTACTGCTGCTTTAAGCGTTTTAGAAACCATAGAAAAAGAAAACTTATTAGATAATGTAAAAGAAGTTTCATCTTATTTCATAAATAAGGCTCAACAAATATCAGAAATCAGAAACATAAAAGGTCGGGGATTAATGCTTGGATTGGAGTTTGACTTTCCAATAGCGGAACTACGGAAAGATTTGATTTTTAATCATCATATCTTCACTGGAAGCTCAAAAAACCCGAACCTACTACGTATTCTTCCTTCATTAACAGTTAAGAAAGAACATGTAGATGTATTTATCAATGCATTAATAAAAGCATTAGAGTTACAGAAAGTATAG
- a CDS encoding 2TM domain-containing protein encodes MEKRYLEEERYLKAKKRVKDIKGFYGHLTAYVGVNIFLTAIIVFGMMNDGRSFINSITHFGAYSTWLFWGIGIFFHWLGVFGFGNVVSKEWEERKIKELMEKEDKRDRRMINK; translated from the coding sequence ATGGAAAAAAGATATTTAGAAGAGGAACGCTATTTAAAAGCAAAGAAGAGAGTAAAAGATATTAAAGGATTTTACGGCCATTTGACGGCATATGTTGGCGTAAACATTTTTTTAACAGCTATTATTGTTTTCGGAATGATGAACGATGGACGTAGCTTTATTAATTCAATTACACATTTTGGCGCTTATTCAACCTGGTTATTCTGGGGAATTGGAATATTTTTTCACTGGTTAGGAGTTTTTGGTTTTGGAAACGTAGTTTCTAAAGAATGGGAAGAAAGAAAAATCAAGGAGCTTATGGAAAAAGAAGATAAAAGAGATCGTAGAATGATTAATAAATAG
- the argC gene encoding N-acetyl-gamma-glutamyl-phosphate reductase, with protein MIKVGIIGGAGYTAGELIRLLIHHKEVEIDFVFSTSNAGNKISHIHQDLVGTTDQKFTDSVNTKVDVVFLCLGHGNSGKFLAQYEFSNNTKIIDLSNEFRLENDSVFQGNSYIYGLPEIHKTAIQQAKYIANPGCFATAIQLAIIPLAHHKLIKTDVHVNAVTGATGAGTSLSKTTHYTWRDNNFSYYKPFTHQHLGEIYQTIEHLNGNSNNKVHFLPNRGNFSRGIFATVYTKFDDSLDTAIELYKDFYKDAAFTFISDDFLHLKQVVNTNKCLIHLHKHEDQLLITSCIDNLLKGASGQAIQNMNLMFGFEESEGLQLKANFF; from the coding sequence ATGATTAAAGTTGGAATTATAGGTGGTGCTGGCTATACAGCTGGAGAATTAATAAGATTATTAATACATCACAAAGAAGTGGAAATAGATTTTGTTTTTAGTACTTCCAATGCCGGAAATAAAATTAGCCACATACATCAAGATTTAGTGGGAACTACAGATCAAAAGTTCACAGATTCAGTAAATACAAAAGTAGATGTTGTTTTCCTATGTTTAGGACATGGAAATTCAGGAAAATTCTTAGCACAATATGAATTTTCGAACAACACTAAAATCATTGATTTGAGTAATGAGTTCAGATTGGAAAACGATTCGGTATTTCAAGGAAATTCATATATCTATGGTTTACCAGAAATTCATAAAACTGCAATTCAACAAGCAAAGTATATTGCGAATCCTGGTTGTTTCGCTACTGCAATTCAACTGGCTATTATTCCATTAGCTCATCACAAGTTAATCAAAACTGACGTTCATGTAAATGCGGTTACAGGAGCAACGGGCGCTGGAACAAGTTTATCTAAAACAACACATTATACTTGGAGAGATAATAATTTTTCATATTACAAACCTTTTACACATCAACATTTAGGTGAGATTTATCAAACTATTGAACATCTAAATGGAAACAGTAACAACAAGGTCCATTTCTTACCAAATAGAGGAAACTTTTCAAGAGGAATATTTGCTACAGTTTACACCAAATTTGATGATTCTTTAGATACAGCAATTGAACTCTACAAAGACTTTTATAAAGATGCCGCTTTTACTTTTATTAGTGATGATTTTCTTCATCTCAAACAGGTTGTAAATACCAATAAATGCTTAATTCATTTACACAAACATGAAGATCAATTATTAATTACAAGTTGTATTGATAATTTATTAAAAGGTGCCTCTGGACAGGCGATTCAAAACATGAATTTGATGTTTGGGTTTGAGGAATCAGAAGGATTACAACTAAAAGCTAACTTTTTCTAA
- a CDS encoding acetylornithine carbamoyltransferase — translation MKKYTDINDITNISQTINEAIQIKKTPFKHKGLGVNKTLVMLFFNASLRTRLSTEKAAKNLGMDVMCLQINNSWNLEFEDGTIMNLTTSEHIKEAAKVIAQYADIIAVRAFPTLKNKDQDYAETIITSFTKYSEIPVVNLESATAHPLQALADAITINEFAKDKKPKVVLSWAPHPKALPQSVANSFVNMMQQLPVDFSITHPEGYELHSDITKNTTVNYNQEEALKDADFVYVKNWSAYGDYGKILTQDNNWMITKKKLNDAKFMHCLPVRRNVVVEDAVLDSENSIVIDQANNRTYAAQVVLKNILENL, via the coding sequence GTGAAAAAATATACTGATATAAATGATATAACCAACATATCTCAAACTATAAACGAAGCAATTCAAATTAAAAAAACTCCTTTTAAACATAAAGGTTTAGGAGTTAATAAAACACTAGTAATGTTATTTTTCAATGCCAGTTTAAGAACTAGACTGAGCACAGAAAAAGCAGCTAAAAATCTTGGAATGGATGTAATGTGTTTGCAAATAAATAATTCTTGGAATTTAGAATTTGAAGACGGAACTATTATGAATCTTACGACTTCTGAACATATTAAAGAAGCTGCAAAAGTTATTGCTCAATACGCAGACATTATTGCTGTAAGAGCTTTTCCTACCTTAAAAAATAAAGATCAAGACTACGCAGAAACCATCATTACAAGTTTTACGAAGTATTCTGAGATTCCTGTAGTGAATTTAGAAAGCGCAACAGCTCATCCTTTACAAGCCTTGGCAGATGCAATTACTATTAACGAATTTGCTAAAGACAAGAAACCTAAAGTAGTTCTTTCTTGGGCACCACATCCGAAAGCATTGCCTCAATCAGTTGCGAATTCGTTTGTAAATATGATGCAACAATTGCCTGTTGATTTTTCCATAACACACCCTGAAGGTTACGAACTACATTCAGATATTACTAAGAATACAACGGTAAATTACAATCAAGAAGAAGCTTTAAAAGATGCCGATTTTGTGTATGTAAAAAACTGGAGTGCTTATGGCGATTATGGTAAAATACTTACTCAAGATAATAATTGGATGATTACCAAAAAAAAACTGAATGATGCTAAGTTTATGCATTGTTTGCCTGTAAGAAGAAATGTAGTTGTTGAGGATGCTGTTTTAGATTCAGAAAACTCAATTGTTATTGATCAAGCGAATAATAGAACTTACGCAGCACAAGTAGTTTTGAAAAACATTCTTGAAAACTTATAA
- the argG gene encoding argininosuccinate synthase, giving the protein MKKLVLAYSGGLDTSYCAVHLSKDKNFEVHAVSVNTGGFTQNEIQNIENKAYELGVKTYKNINAIDNYYEKVIKYLIFGNVLKNNTYPLSVSAERIIQAIEIINYAKSIGAEYIAHGSTGAGNDQVRFDLIFNTLAPVIEIITPIRDQKLSRQAEIEYLKGHGVDMKWEKAKYSINKGLWGTSVGGDETLTSHLPLPNEAFPSQLETRTEQSISIRFKNGEPTALNDKEGNPSIIIEELNKLASKFAIGRDIHVGDTILGIKGRVGFEAPGALVLIKAHHLLEKHVLTKWQLQHKDYIANWYGTHLHEGLYLDPVMRDLEALLSSSQKHVTGEVFITLKPYHFSLDGITSQNDLLQSKFGSYGEINNAWTAEDAKGFINIYGNQTKIFQNTVNHD; this is encoded by the coding sequence ATGAAAAAATTAGTATTAGCATATAGTGGAGGATTAGATACCTCATATTGCGCTGTTCATTTATCAAAAGATAAAAACTTTGAAGTGCATGCGGTTAGTGTAAATACAGGAGGATTTACTCAAAACGAAATACAAAACATAGAAAATAAAGCTTATGAATTAGGTGTGAAAACCTATAAAAACATAAATGCTATTGATAATTACTACGAGAAAGTAATTAAATATTTAATCTTTGGTAATGTTCTAAAAAATAACACCTACCCTTTATCTGTAAGTGCAGAAAGAATTATTCAAGCCATTGAAATCATCAATTATGCAAAAAGTATTGGAGCTGAATATATTGCTCATGGAAGTACAGGTGCAGGAAATGATCAAGTTAGATTCGATTTAATTTTCAACACACTAGCTCCAGTAATTGAAATCATTACACCAATTAGAGATCAAAAATTAAGTAGACAAGCAGAAATTGAATACTTAAAAGGTCATGGTGTTGACATGAAATGGGAAAAAGCAAAATATTCTATTAATAAAGGTTTATGGGGAACTAGTGTTGGCGGAGATGAAACCTTAACCTCTCACCTACCGTTACCAAACGAAGCTTTTCCATCTCAACTAGAAACTAGAACTGAACAATCCATTTCAATTAGATTTAAAAATGGAGAACCAACTGCTTTAAATGATAAAGAAGGAAATCCATCAATAATTATTGAAGAACTAAATAAACTCGCTTCTAAATTCGCAATTGGTAGAGATATTCATGTTGGAGATACTATTCTTGGAATAAAAGGTAGAGTTGGTTTTGAAGCTCCTGGAGCGTTAGTACTTATAAAAGCACATCATTTATTAGAAAAACACGTACTAACAAAATGGCAATTGCAGCATAAAGATTATATCGCGAATTGGTATGGAACTCATCTTCATGAAGGATTATATTTAGATCCTGTTATGAGAGATTTAGAAGCCTTATTAAGTAGTAGTCAGAAACATGTTACAGGTGAAGTATTTATTACCTTAAAACCATATCATTTTTCTCTGGATGGAATTACGTCTCAAAACGATTTATTACAATCAAAATTCGGAAGTTATGGTGAAATTAATAATGCTTGGACTGCTGAAGATGCTAAAGGATTCATAAACATCTATGGAAATCAAACTAAAATCTTTCAAAACACTGTAAATCATGATTAA
- a CDS encoding 2TM domain-containing protein: MKSKEELFSINYFKKEIGHTLKLTFGFGFFFWLVGGDYTVRLLLISIGISAMYSFVLALTQGVVNDYLSSKWDWIKQTNQRIWSGILFTVLYTIPVILAINYILFVKIQGMPSEDFFKRGMIWTHLFWIQFSFGVSAFLHARDFMFNWKRAATHESKQQQIVAKTETAKFETLKSQIDPHFLFNSLNVLTSLIGENPLQAERFTTKLSKVYRYVLEQRNKELIPITEELKFAKTYMELLQMRFEDALEFEVPSSVSNSDLKIVPLSLQLLLENAVKHNVVSSSKPLRISIFEDGGYLKIQNNINPKEAIGKKSTKVGLQNIADRYGLISEEEVHIENDNKTFTVSLPLLIKTNNTMKRIDDFENNRYIKAVEKVEKIKEFYQNLITYLIFVPIFIFINLRFSPQFHWFYFPIIGWGIGVLFHGLEAYNYSLFLGKDWEDRKIRELMDKEKF; the protein is encoded by the coding sequence ATGAAATCAAAAGAAGAACTTTTTTCAATCAATTATTTTAAAAAAGAAATAGGACATACTTTAAAATTAACCTTTGGTTTTGGTTTCTTCTTTTGGCTAGTTGGTGGAGATTATACGGTAAGACTATTATTAATTTCCATCGGGATTTCAGCTATGTATTCATTTGTACTCGCACTTACCCAAGGAGTTGTAAATGATTATTTGAGTAGTAAATGGGATTGGATTAAACAAACAAATCAAAGAATTTGGTCAGGAATTTTATTCACAGTTTTATATACAATTCCTGTTATTCTAGCCATCAATTATATACTCTTTGTGAAGATTCAAGGAATGCCTTCTGAGGATTTTTTTAAAAGAGGGATGATTTGGACACACCTGTTTTGGATTCAGTTTTCTTTCGGAGTATCAGCTTTTCTTCATGCTCGTGATTTCATGTTTAATTGGAAAAGAGCTGCAACACATGAGTCTAAACAACAACAAATTGTAGCTAAGACGGAAACGGCAAAATTTGAAACATTAAAAAGTCAAATAGATCCACATTTTCTTTTCAATAGCTTAAATGTATTGACTTCATTAATAGGTGAAAACCCATTGCAAGCAGAAAGATTTACAACAAAACTTTCTAAAGTTTATCGCTATGTTCTAGAACAAAGAAATAAGGAGCTAATACCAATCACAGAAGAATTAAAATTTGCGAAAACTTATATGGAATTATTACAAATGAGATTTGAAGATGCTCTGGAATTTGAGGTTCCAAGTTCTGTGAGCAATAGTGATTTGAAAATAGTTCCATTGTCTTTACAACTGTTATTAGAAAATGCTGTAAAGCATAATGTGGTATCAAGTTCCAAACCATTGAGAATTTCAATATTTGAAGATGGAGGATATTTAAAGATTCAAAATAATATTAACCCTAAAGAAGCTATCGGTAAAAAAAGCACCAAAGTTGGATTACAAAACATTGCTGATAGATACGGATTAATATCTGAAGAAGAGGTGCATATAGAAAATGATAACAAAACATTTACAGTGAGTTTACCACTGTTAATAAAAACAAACAACACGATGAAAAGGATAGACGATTTTGAAAATAATAGATATATAAAGGCAGTAGAGAAAGTTGAAAAAATTAAGGAATTCTATCAGAATTTAATTACATACTTGATTTTTGTTCCAATATTCATATTTATTAACCTGCGTTTTTCACCACAGTTTCACTGGTTTTATTTTCCAATAATTGGATGGGGAATTGGAGTTTTATTCCATGGTTTAGAAGCTTATAACTACAGTCTTTTCTTAGGTAAAGATTGGGAAGATCGAAAGATTAGAGAGTTAATGGATAAAGAAAAATTTTAA
- the proC gene encoding pyrroline-5-carboxylate reductase: protein MKIAIIGTGNLGKSIAKGLIINNAITTLYLTKRNLQEIEEFNGYGNVTVTTDNLEAVQNSDILIFAVQPKHFESILNSIKDSLTDKHVIISTITGFSIEKIEAVVGQDHHIIRAMPNTAIAVGKSMTCLCANIKGNDRIELAKAIFNRLGNSMAISENLMQSATVVCASGIAFWMRLIRATTQAAIQLGFDAKEAQELAMFTSEGAANLLIESGNHPEQEIDRVTTPKGCTIEGLNEMEHKGLSSSLIQGMVASYNKINTIKKEQI, encoded by the coding sequence ATGAAAATAGCAATCATAGGAACAGGGAACTTAGGAAAATCAATAGCGAAAGGTTTAATTATTAATAATGCTATTACAACCCTATATCTAACAAAAAGGAATCTTCAAGAAATAGAGGAATTCAATGGATATGGAAATGTAACGGTAACAACTGATAATCTGGAAGCAGTTCAAAATTCAGATATTTTAATCTTTGCCGTTCAGCCAAAACACTTTGAAAGTATTTTAAATAGCATCAAAGATTCGCTAACGGATAAACATGTTATTATTTCTACAATTACTGGATTTTCAATTGAAAAGATTGAAGCTGTTGTAGGACAAGATCATCATATCATTAGAGCAATGCCAAATACTGCTATTGCAGTTGGAAAGTCAATGACTTGTTTATGTGCAAATATAAAAGGAAATGATCGTATTGAATTGGCAAAAGCTATTTTTAATAGACTCGGGAATTCCATGGCAATCTCAGAAAACTTAATGCAATCGGCAACTGTGGTTTGTGCGAGTGGAATAGCTTTCTGGATGCGTTTAATAAGAGCCACAACACAAGCCGCAATCCAACTAGGTTTTGACGCGAAAGAAGCTCAAGAATTGGCCATGTTTACGAGTGAAGGTGCAGCTAATTTACTTATAGAATCTGGAAATCATCCAGAACAGGAAATAGATAGAGTTACAACTCCTAAAGGATGTACTATTGAAGGACTAAATGAAATGGAACACAAAGGTTTAAGTTCCTCATTAATTCAAGGAATGGTAGCCTCATACAACAAAATTAACACGATTAAAAAAGAACAAATATGA
- a CDS encoding 2TM domain-containing protein: MQNDYKQEHKYLKAKKKVKEIKGFYIHLTLFLLNTPIIIAVNLLTSPQFQWFWFSVLGWGAAVGIHGFLAFNENLLGKDWEERKIKELMSKED; the protein is encoded by the coding sequence ATGCAAAACGATTATAAACAAGAACATAAATATTTAAAGGCAAAAAAGAAGGTAAAAGAAATTAAAGGATTCTATATTCACTTAACATTGTTTCTTTTAAACACTCCTATAATTATTGCGGTTAATTTACTTACATCACCTCAATTTCAATGGTTTTGGTTTTCAGTGTTAGGATGGGGTGCTGCTGTTGGAATCCATGGATTTCTAGCTTTTAATGAAAATCTTTTAGGAAAGGATTGGGAGGAGCGAAAGATTAAGGAATTAATGAGTAAAGAAGATTAG
- a CDS encoding 2TM domain-containing protein, whose product MSFKVKESKLARVQEKVGRIRSFYNHLILYTVVNLIFAFSANFSEINIHIYNGFKISNQWANFDSYKIYPLWLIWGVVLVINAVTTFGIPIVFGSRWEEKKIEEYMKEDKTKINNI is encoded by the coding sequence ATGAGTTTTAAAGTAAAAGAAAGTAAATTAGCTCGAGTTCAAGAGAAAGTAGGGAGAATTAGATCTTTTTATAATCACTTAATTCTGTATACAGTTGTCAATTTGATTTTTGCATTTTCAGCGAATTTCTCAGAAATAAATATTCATATCTATAATGGATTTAAAATTAGCAATCAATGGGCGAATTTTGATTCGTATAAAATCTATCCATTATGGCTGATATGGGGAGTAGTATTAGTTATAAATGCTGTGACTACATTCGGTATTCCAATAGTGTTTGGAAGTAGGTGGGAAGAAAAAAAGATTGAAGAATATATGAAAGAAGATAAAACCAAAATCAATAATATTTAA
- a CDS encoding 2TM domain-containing protein, giving the protein MRTEEDQLKYIKAKKKVQQIKEFYSHLLVYVIIIPILIFINLKFTPDYQWFWFSMVGWGIGLGLHALQAFEGYKIFLGKDWEERKIKEFMKEK; this is encoded by the coding sequence ATGAGAACTGAAGAGGATCAATTAAAATATATAAAAGCAAAGAAGAAAGTTCAACAAATAAAAGAGTTTTACAGTCACTTATTGGTCTACGTAATTATTATACCGATACTGATATTTATAAACTTAAAATTTACACCAGATTACCAATGGTTTTGGTTTTCGATGGTAGGATGGGGAATAGGCTTAGGCTTACATGCACTTCAAGCATTTGAAGGATACAAAATCTTTTTAGGTAAAGATTGGGAAGAAAGGAAGATTAAAGAATTCATGAAAGAAAAATAA
- the argB gene encoding acetylglutamate kinase encodes MKSLKIIKIGGNIINNKILLNEFLDDFARLDSPKLLVHGGGKSASELSIRMGIEPKMKNGRRITDDETLDIITMVYGGKINKNIVAQLQARNSNSVGFSGADGNSIVAIKRPIKDIDYGFAGDVTHVNTQTINVLLQNDISPIFCAITHNQNGQLLNTNADTIASELAIALSKDYKVSLYYCFEKNGVLKNIEDDDSVIKHINSQKFEQLKKEGIIHDGMLPKIHNCLQSIQKGVATVHIGNNKMPFEQDIKCTTFQQ; translated from the coding sequence ATGAAGTCTCTAAAAATTATAAAAATTGGTGGAAATATCATCAACAATAAAATTCTCTTGAATGAATTTTTGGATGACTTTGCGAGACTCGATTCTCCAAAATTATTGGTTCATGGAGGAGGAAAATCAGCCTCAGAACTTTCCATTAGAATGGGAATTGAACCTAAAATGAAAAATGGTAGGCGGATTACTGATGACGAAACATTGGACATAATCACAATGGTTTATGGTGGAAAAATCAATAAAAACATCGTTGCTCAATTACAAGCAAGAAATTCAAATTCAGTTGGTTTTTCAGGTGCTGATGGAAACAGTATAGTTGCGATTAAACGTCCAATTAAAGATATTGACTATGGTTTTGCAGGTGATGTTACTCATGTAAATACGCAAACAATAAATGTTTTATTACAAAACGATATTTCACCTATTTTTTGTGCAATTACTCATAATCAAAACGGACAATTATTAAATACGAATGCAGACACTATTGCATCGGAATTGGCTATTGCTCTATCCAAAGACTATAAAGTTTCACTTTATTACTGCTTTGAGAAAAATGGAGTTTTAAAAAATATTGAAGATGATGATTCGGTTATCAAACACATTAACAGTCAAAAATTTGAACAACTAAAAAAAGAAGGTATTATACATGACGGAATGTTACCAAAAATACACAATTGCTTACAATCCATACAAAAAGGTGTGGCAACTGTACACATTGGAAACAATAAAATGCCTTTTGAACAGGATATAAAATGTACAACATTTCAACAATAA
- a CDS encoding GNAT family N-acetyltransferase, with translation MEIIIADISHSVYAQEICETIENAAKIRGTGIAKRKPEYVISKMKEGNAVIALDDKTFAGFCYIESWSHGKFVANSGLIVHPNYRGYGLSKKIKQKIFDHSRMKFPEAKIFSITTGLAVMKLNSNLGYKPVTFSELTTDETFWNGCKTCVNYDVLQRTNQKMCLCTGMLYDPATENNSQPKRRIKEKTFTRLKSIKQHLFLKKEKK, from the coding sequence ATGGAAATCATTATTGCCGATATTTCACATAGTGTTTATGCACAGGAAATCTGCGAAACTATTGAAAATGCCGCTAAAATTAGAGGAACCGGTATTGCCAAAAGAAAACCAGAGTATGTTATTTCGAAAATGAAAGAAGGAAATGCTGTCATCGCTTTAGATGATAAAACCTTTGCCGGATTTTGTTATATCGAATCTTGGAGTCATGGAAAATTTGTAGCCAATTCAGGATTAATTGTTCATCCGAATTACAGAGGTTACGGTTTATCTAAGAAAATCAAACAAAAGATTTTTGATCATTCTAGGATGAAATTCCCTGAAGCTAAAATATTTAGTATCACAACAGGATTAGCTGTGATGAAACTGAATAGCAATTTAGGTTACAAACCTGTTACCTTCTCAGAACTTACAACAGATGAAACCTTTTGGAATGGATGCAAAACTTGTGTGAATTACGATGTTTTACAAAGAACGAATCAAAAAATGTGTTTATGTACTGGAATGTTATATGATCCAGCTACAGAAAATAATAGTCAGCCTAAAAGGAGAATTAAAGAAAAAACATTCACCAGGTTGAAAAGCATCAAACAACATTTATTCTTAAAAAAAGAGAAAAAATGA